A genomic window from Chlorobium phaeobacteroides DSM 266 includes:
- the ligA gene encoding NAD-dependent DNA ligase LigA, with amino-acid sequence MSDAVNVRKAIEELRREINRHNTLYYVDARPEISDYEFDRLMERLIELEKAFPDFVTPDSPSHRVGGAITREFPSVRHREPMLSLSNTYSLAEVEDFYSRVKKLLLVEGVREQDMAAELKFDGVAISLLYRDGLLVQGATRGDGTEGDDITTNLKTLSSVPLRIPLTSLPVIEGIERDIEIRGEVFMQKDDFARLNEARPEEDRFANPRNATAGTLKLQDSGEVARRRLNFVAYYLRLSSQDSFLLTQYDRLELLGQLGFFTGKHYRLCRDMKEIGDFIGYWAVERWNLPYETDGVVLKLNDVALWPRIGATAKSPRWAIAYKYPAQQAKTVLQGVAFQVGRLGTVTPVAELEPVRLAGSTVSRSTLHNFDEIERLGLMLHDRVIIEKSGEVIPKVIRVVLDERPENAEPVGVPSVCPECGASLEKPENEVSYYCPDQDSCPAQIRGRLLHFASRNALDIQSLGESLVAQLVQKGLVRDAGDLYLLQQPQLEALERMGRKSAHNLLRALQESREKSYERLLYALGIRHVGQATARELARAYETVEALQNASEEELATVPDVGPVVAHSVKDYFSKSSTQMLLRKLRDAGFPLRFTGPQKLINRNFEGVNVLFTGALERYGRQQASELVQQRGGRVVGSVSRSTGVVVAGSEPGSKLDKARKLGVKVISEDEFNAML; translated from the coding sequence TCACACCGGACAGCCCTTCTCATCGGGTTGGTGGTGCAATTACCAGAGAGTTTCCTTCGGTACGGCACAGGGAGCCGATGCTGAGCCTTTCCAATACCTACTCGCTTGCAGAGGTCGAGGATTTTTACAGTCGGGTGAAAAAACTTCTGCTGGTGGAAGGGGTGCGCGAGCAGGATATGGCAGCCGAACTGAAGTTTGACGGGGTGGCCATAAGTCTGCTGTATCGCGATGGTCTTCTCGTTCAGGGTGCGACAAGAGGTGACGGTACCGAGGGGGACGATATTACTACAAATCTGAAAACCTTGTCGAGTGTGCCGCTCAGGATTCCTCTGACAAGCCTTCCGGTTATTGAGGGCATAGAGCGCGATATCGAGATCCGCGGAGAGGTGTTCATGCAGAAGGATGATTTTGCCCGTCTTAACGAGGCTCGTCCTGAAGAAGACCGGTTTGCCAATCCTCGTAATGCAACTGCCGGAACGCTTAAATTGCAGGATTCCGGAGAGGTTGCCCGTCGACGTTTGAATTTTGTGGCTTATTATCTGCGGCTTTCGAGCCAGGACTCTTTTCTGCTTACCCAGTATGACCGGCTTGAACTGCTCGGGCAGCTCGGTTTCTTTACCGGGAAGCACTACAGGTTATGTCGCGATATGAAGGAAATCGGTGATTTTATCGGCTATTGGGCCGTTGAGAGGTGGAACCTTCCTTATGAAACGGACGGAGTTGTCCTGAAACTCAACGATGTCGCACTATGGCCGAGAATTGGCGCAACCGCAAAAAGTCCTCGCTGGGCTATTGCCTACAAGTATCCCGCACAGCAGGCGAAAACAGTTCTGCAAGGGGTGGCATTTCAGGTCGGCAGACTCGGAACGGTGACTCCTGTTGCTGAACTTGAGCCTGTTCGGCTTGCCGGTTCAACGGTGTCGCGTTCAACCCTGCATAATTTTGACGAGATAGAGCGGCTTGGTCTCATGCTTCATGATCGGGTGATTATTGAAAAATCAGGGGAGGTTATCCCCAAAGTGATTCGGGTTGTTCTCGATGAACGACCCGAAAATGCAGAGCCTGTCGGCGTGCCTTCGGTTTGTCCCGAGTGCGGCGCTTCGCTCGAAAAACCCGAAAACGAGGTCAGTTACTACTGTCCCGATCAAGATTCGTGCCCGGCACAGATCAGGGGACGCTTGCTCCATTTTGCTTCGCGAAATGCCCTTGACATTCAGTCGCTTGGTGAATCGCTGGTCGCTCAGCTTGTTCAAAAGGGTCTTGTGAGGGATGCCGGAGATCTTTATCTTCTTCAGCAACCGCAGCTTGAGGCTCTTGAGAGGATGGGACGAAAATCGGCGCACAATCTCCTTCGCGCACTTCAAGAGAGTCGGGAGAAGAGTTATGAACGCTTGCTCTATGCGCTTGGGATTCGTCATGTCGGTCAGGCTACGGCCCGTGAACTTGCCAGGGCCTATGAGACGGTTGAGGCCTTGCAGAATGCTTCGGAGGAGGAGCTCGCAACGGTGCCTGATGTCGGGCCGGTTGTTGCCCATAGCGTCAAGGACTATTTTTCAAAATCGTCTACACAGATGCTGCTCCGGAAACTCAGGGATGCCGGCTTTCCTTTACGTTTCACCGGGCCTCAAAAGCTGATCAACAGGAATTTCGAGGGTGTGAATGTTCTGTTTACGGGAGCGCTCGAACGGTATGGACGGCAACAGGCATCGGAACTTGTTCAGCAACGGGGAGGGAGGGTTGTTGGTTCGGTCAGCAGAAGCACCGGAGTTGTTGTTGCCGGTAGTGAACCCGGCAGCAAGCTTGACAAAGCGAGAAAGCTCGGCGTAAAGGTGATCAGCGAGGATGAATTTAATGCAATGTTGTAA
- a CDS encoding LOG family protein, translating to MDAYYRVAMFGSARIQEGDQDYRDVFHIAKGLAEAGFDIVTGGGPGLMQAANAGSKSAQSGSYSIGLNIRLPREQGPNAFLDIKGEFDRFSSRLDTFMALSDAVVVAPGGIGTLLELFYAWQLVQVEHICDTPIILYGEIWTSLLLWLETEVMPRHFFNKADMHMLFHVMDPVHVVELVKKIHKDKLQDEHPCKNFSKYRRALQSVNGTNSGNFTSLL from the coding sequence ATGGACGCTTATTATCGAGTGGCGATGTTTGGTTCTGCAAGGATACAGGAGGGCGATCAGGATTACCGGGATGTTTTTCATATAGCGAAAGGTCTTGCTGAAGCTGGTTTTGATATTGTTACCGGCGGAGGCCCCGGACTTATGCAGGCGGCAAATGCAGGATCAAAGAGCGCGCAATCGGGTAGTTATTCCATTGGCCTGAACATCCGGTTGCCGAGGGAGCAGGGGCCAAATGCCTTTCTTGACATCAAGGGTGAGTTTGACCGGTTCAGCAGCAGGCTTGATACCTTTATGGCGCTCTCTGACGCTGTTGTGGTCGCTCCGGGAGGAATAGGAACTCTGCTTGAGCTGTTCTACGCATGGCAACTGGTACAGGTGGAGCATATCTGCGATACCCCGATTATTTTATATGGCGAAATATGGACGAGTCTTCTGCTCTGGCTTGAGACTGAGGTGATGCCCCGGCATTTTTTCAATAAAGCGGATATGCATATGCTGTTTCATGTGATGGATCCGGTTCACGTTGTCGAGCTTGTTAAAAAAATTCACAAGGACAAGTTGCAGGATGAGCATCCCTGCAAGAATTTTTCAAAATACAGAAGGGCTCTGCAGTCTGTAAACGGCACGAATTCAGGCAATTTTACCTCTCTGCTGTGA
- a CDS encoding VanZ family protein, with product MTPATCDFGVTIQDKVLHFLAFYLLSLLVDFAFPKTPFGAVKIMGLLGYGLAIEIAQSFMPYRCCSLYDLLADVCGIALYLISIPLWKHVPLLRERWEEE from the coding sequence ATGACACCGGCTACCTGTGATTTCGGTGTTACCATACAGGATAAAGTGCTCCATTTCCTGGCTTTTTACCTGCTCTCCCTTCTTGTGGATTTTGCCTTTCCGAAAACACCGTTTGGCGCCGTCAAAATAATGGGGTTGCTTGGTTATGGGCTTGCCATCGAAATTGCCCAGTCATTTATGCCATACCGTTGCTGTTCTCTCTATGATCTTCTGGCCGATGTCTGCGGAATAGCTTTATACCTGATCTCAATACCGCTCTGGAAACATGTTCCTCTTTTACGCGAACGCTGGGAAGAGGAGTGA
- the ubiE gene encoding bifunctional demethylmenaquinone methyltransferase/2-methoxy-6-polyprenyl-1,4-benzoquinol methylase UbiE yields MTFTEKKADMLMSHPKETAKSLNQTKSRSSIREMFDEVAPTYDFLNHLLSLGIDNYWRAAATGRAKKLLKNVPQPRILDVATGTGDLAASIAKLPGAKVTGLDLSPEMLELARKKYPAITFLEGYAEKLPFDTASFDAVSAGFGVRNFENLQQGMSEFHRVLKPGGYTFIIEPMIPRNPLMKKLYLIYFKKVLPKIAALFSKSTFAYDYLPHSVEQFPQAEAFSEILKKAGFRAVSYFPMTFETSILYVAGK; encoded by the coding sequence ATGACGTTTACGGAAAAAAAAGCTGATATGCTGATGAGCCACCCAAAAGAGACCGCCAAATCCCTGAACCAGACAAAGTCCCGTTCATCAATTCGGGAGATGTTTGACGAGGTTGCCCCAACCTACGACTTTCTCAACCACCTCCTGAGTCTCGGCATAGATAACTACTGGCGGGCAGCCGCAACGGGAAGGGCAAAAAAACTGCTCAAGAACGTCCCGCAGCCCCGGATTCTCGACGTCGCAACCGGCACAGGAGATCTTGCCGCATCCATAGCAAAACTTCCTGGCGCAAAGGTAACCGGCCTCGATCTCTCTCCTGAAATGCTTGAACTGGCCAGAAAAAAATATCCGGCAATCACCTTTCTTGAAGGATATGCGGAAAAGCTCCCTTTCGATACGGCAAGTTTCGATGCCGTAAGCGCAGGATTCGGCGTAAGAAACTTTGAAAATCTGCAACAGGGGATGAGCGAATTCCACAGGGTTCTCAAGCCGGGCGGCTATACGTTCATCATTGAGCCGATGATCCCGAGAAATCCTCTCATGAAAAAGCTCTATCTGATCTATTTTAAAAAAGTCCTGCCGAAAATCGCGGCACTGTTCAGCAAATCAACCTTTGCCTACGACTATCTCCCCCACTCCGTCGAGCAGTTCCCGCAGGCAGAAGCATTCAGCGAAATCCTCAAAAAAGCCGGATTTCGAGCCGTCAGCTATTTCCCCATGACCTTTGAAACATCAATTCTCTACGTAGCCGGAAAATAA
- the hisI gene encoding phosphoribosyl-AMP cyclohydrolase, giving the protein MSENEDLQKSFLDTVKYDEKGLVPAIVQDHETGKVLMMAWMNHESLLMTLEKKKACYWSRSRQKLWLKGESSGNMQDVHDILIDCDGDTILLKVSQKGGACHVGYHSCFYRKVKETLDMEICDTLMFNPDDVYGKKS; this is encoded by the coding sequence ATGAGCGAGAATGAAGACCTGCAGAAGAGCTTTCTTGATACCGTCAAATATGATGAAAAAGGGCTGGTTCCGGCCATTGTCCAGGATCATGAAACAGGAAAAGTGCTGATGATGGCATGGATGAACCATGAAAGCCTTCTGATGACGCTCGAAAAAAAGAAAGCCTGCTACTGGAGCAGAAGCCGCCAGAAACTCTGGCTCAAGGGAGAATCTTCAGGAAACATGCAGGATGTGCACGACATTCTCATTGACTGCGACGGCGACACCATTCTGCTGAAAGTATCCCAAAAAGGCGGAGCGTGCCATGTCGGCTATCACTCCTGTTTCTATCGAAAAGTAAAAGAAACTCTTGATATGGAAATCTGTGACACCCTGATGTTCAATCCGGATGACGTTTACGGAAAAAAAAGCTGA
- a CDS encoding efflux RND transporter periplasmic adaptor subunit, whose amino-acid sequence MQTLQKVLPKYTIALALVFFVTVAYLLTRGNTVDVEAGEVTYAELVQAIYATGFVEAEAVANLSSELSGTVNYIGALEGQQVTAGQTIISLDNAQPGISVREAQAAFLEQQAVNQEKTMKYSRARNLFREGALARQDLDEAKRISSQAEELLEQKRLQLKSREDELKKIAITAPFAGVLTLQSVKKGDYVTANMLVARVVDTSKYVVSVEIDELDVPRIRPGQAAVVVLDALPTERYDAVVSRIVPQTDTITKTSRVYLTFRKAVTGIQAGMTITANIVYHIKPHTLLVRKSSVFDDNHKSYVWEIEKGKLKKQLIVTGASDLTFVEVLSGLQQGDRVALLPEERFREGMDANVLVAKAGKAE is encoded by the coding sequence ATGCAGACTTTACAGAAAGTTCTTCCCAAGTATACTATAGCTCTTGCCCTTGTTTTTTTTGTTACCGTAGCCTATCTCCTGACCCGTGGCAATACGGTAGACGTTGAGGCTGGTGAGGTTACATATGCCGAACTGGTTCAGGCTATTTATGCCACCGGTTTTGTCGAGGCGGAAGCCGTGGCCAATCTCAGTTCCGAACTTTCAGGAACGGTGAATTATATCGGCGCTCTTGAGGGCCAGCAGGTTACCGCCGGCCAGACTATTATTTCGCTTGATAACGCGCAGCCAGGTATCTCGGTTCGTGAGGCGCAGGCGGCTTTTCTTGAGCAGCAGGCGGTGAATCAGGAGAAAACGATGAAATACAGCCGTGCCAGGAACCTGTTCAGGGAAGGCGCCCTCGCGCGTCAGGATCTTGATGAAGCCAAAAGGATCAGTTCACAGGCGGAAGAGCTGCTCGAACAGAAGCGCCTGCAATTGAAAAGCAGGGAGGATGAGCTGAAAAAAATAGCAATAACAGCTCCTTTTGCAGGTGTTCTTACGTTGCAGAGTGTGAAAAAAGGCGATTATGTTACCGCAAACATGCTTGTCGCAAGGGTTGTTGACACGTCAAAGTATGTGGTGAGCGTTGAGATTGATGAGCTTGACGTTCCCCGGATTCGTCCCGGACAGGCTGCGGTCGTTGTGCTTGATGCCCTGCCGACTGAACGGTATGATGCCGTTGTGTCGAGGATTGTGCCTCAGACCGACACCATCACCAAAACATCAAGGGTCTATCTCACGTTTCGGAAGGCCGTAACCGGTATCCAGGCTGGAATGACCATAACGGCTAATATCGTATACCACATTAAACCGCATACGCTGCTGGTGCGTAAAAGTTCGGTTTTTGATGATAACCACAAGAGTTATGTCTGGGAAATCGAGAAAGGAAAACTGAAAAAACAGTTGATTGTAACCGGAGCCAGCGATTTGACCTTTGTTGAGGTTCTCAGTGGTCTTCAGCAAGGCGACAGGGTTGCCCTGCTTCCCGAAGAGCGCTTTCGAGAGGGAATGGATGCAAACGTTCTGGTCGCAAAAGCCGGGAAGGCGGAGTGA
- a CDS encoding ferrochelatase: MGEKKTIAVVLVAHGEAETSGFLENYRVSRHTLEHAARVMPIAKPLQTLISLSSSLKKKIRPGNSGKGSPQNGITRKQAEVLQNHLDVLSDETDLAFRVIAAFSASPPFMENIIEETRAFDGQILVNMSPMDNSLTCGLLCGYIADTYTGPELTKVKVISGFWRDENLYALYLSHLFEQIAMRPVVEHENRVLLLLFHGTLVADAKGRPPAFRTGHEEVVVFSESIRSAVVKDVRNPYSEVLVAYLNHEVGGEWTKPSFEQVCRQLRQSGARRIDLFAGGYFADGNETIYRAGELAALAETANVVSFPCVNALPAFGRYLAHKIFNTAEQLVTLM, encoded by the coding sequence ATGGGTGAGAAAAAAACAATAGCAGTCGTTCTTGTTGCGCACGGAGAGGCGGAAACTTCGGGTTTTCTGGAGAATTACAGGGTCAGTCGGCATACGCTTGAACATGCTGCAAGGGTTATGCCTATAGCGAAACCGCTGCAAACCTTGATTTCACTGAGCTCATCGCTGAAAAAGAAGATTCGTCCCGGTAATTCCGGTAAAGGGTCTCCCCAGAACGGAATTACCCGAAAACAGGCAGAGGTATTGCAAAACCATCTTGACGTGTTGTCGGATGAAACGGATCTCGCCTTTAGGGTCATTGCGGCTTTTTCGGCATCACCGCCCTTCATGGAGAACATTATTGAAGAGACCAGGGCGTTTGACGGACAGATTCTGGTTAACATGTCCCCTATGGACAACAGTTTGACCTGCGGATTGCTTTGCGGTTATATTGCCGACACATATACCGGACCCGAGTTGACGAAGGTGAAGGTGATCAGCGGATTCTGGCGCGATGAGAACCTGTATGCGCTTTATCTGAGCCATCTTTTTGAACAGATTGCAATGCGTCCGGTTGTGGAGCATGAAAATCGGGTTCTGCTTCTTCTTTTTCACGGAACGCTTGTTGCTGATGCAAAAGGGAGGCCTCCGGCATTTCGTACCGGTCATGAAGAGGTTGTTGTTTTTTCGGAGTCCATACGGTCAGCGGTTGTAAAGGATGTTCGTAATCCTTATAGCGAGGTTCTTGTCGCCTATCTCAATCACGAGGTGGGAGGGGAGTGGACAAAACCGTCGTTTGAACAGGTTTGCCGGCAGTTACGGCAATCAGGTGCCCGCAGGATCGATCTTTTTGCCGGCGGTTACTTTGCTGACGGCAACGAAACCATTTACCGGGCCGGGGAGCTTGCGGCTCTTGCGGAAACGGCCAATGTGGTCTCATTTCCCTGTGTCAATGCATTGCCGGCTTTTGGCAGGTATCTCGCTCATAAAATATTCAATACTGCAGAGCAGCTTGTGACATTGATGTGA
- a CDS encoding LabA-like NYN domain-containing protein, whose product MDIKRAAVYIDGANLFFTQRSLGWQIDFSRLITFFLDRYASVEARYYVPVSEPASEEQAAFTRVLAAHGYILTSKPVKKIVNKTTGEIIIKGNLDVELAVDALVGEIAYDTFILFSGDSDFLPLLRALKEKGKEVLVYSTEGISAWELLIEPGIDFHDLAGLRDRIGHAKPGEGGRRETGGQALQQENAFLRLPVVGEVFTGTVLSVKSYGVFLANTYHAKCLLPLSFLGISRHITDLTEVVRMADVFDVVVFKVDTSHEVPEITVKLADKEKSHELSERVAGSPLS is encoded by the coding sequence ATGGATATAAAGAGGGCAGCCGTTTATATCGATGGCGCGAATTTGTTTTTTACTCAGCGAAGTCTTGGCTGGCAGATTGATTTTTCACGGTTGATCACTTTTTTTCTTGACAGATATGCTTCGGTTGAGGCGAGGTATTATGTGCCTGTTTCCGAGCCGGCTTCCGAGGAGCAGGCGGCCTTTACAAGAGTTCTTGCCGCACACGGCTATATCCTGACATCAAAACCGGTCAAGAAGATTGTCAACAAGACTACGGGCGAAATAATCATCAAGGGTAATCTCGATGTTGAGCTTGCTGTCGATGCGCTGGTTGGAGAGATTGCCTATGATACGTTTATTCTTTTCAGCGGAGACAGCGATTTTTTACCTCTCCTGCGGGCCTTGAAAGAGAAAGGTAAAGAGGTTTTGGTTTATTCCACAGAGGGAATCAGCGCATGGGAGCTTCTTATTGAGCCCGGCATTGATTTTCACGACCTCGCCGGCCTGAGGGATCGCATAGGCCACGCTAAACCCGGAGAGGGGGGGCGCAGGGAAACAGGCGGGCAGGCGCTTCAGCAGGAAAACGCGTTTTTGCGGTTGCCGGTTGTTGGCGAGGTGTTTACCGGAACGGTTCTTTCGGTGAAATCCTATGGAGTTTTTCTTGCCAACACCTATCATGCCAAATGCCTTCTTCCTCTCAGTTTTCTCGGGATTTCCAGGCATATCACTGATTTAACGGAGGTTGTGCGTATGGCGGATGTGTTTGATGTTGTTGTCTTCAAGGTGGATACATCTCATGAAGTGCCAGAGATAACGGTCAAGCTTGCTGACAAGGAGAAGTCTCATGAACTCTCTGAAAGAGTTGCCGGTTCGCCATTATCTTGA
- a CDS encoding DUF1499 domain-containing protein, with product MDMLNDLFSGVTAMMRGLWPQLQEKPCLINGKLRFCPGSPNCVSSESGSPGEKVDPLEFTGSSADAWLRLKGLIVESGGVIEDEQPEFLWSTFTVPVFGFVDDVEFRLDRAANLIHVRSASRLGFSDLGVNRSRVDQLREAFGKVRKN from the coding sequence ATGGATATGTTGAATGATCTGTTCAGCGGCGTTACCGCAATGATGAGAGGGTTATGGCCTCAGTTGCAGGAAAAACCGTGCCTGATTAATGGAAAGCTCCGCTTCTGTCCCGGTTCGCCGAACTGTGTTTCGAGCGAAAGTGGCAGTCCTGGTGAAAAGGTCGATCCTCTGGAGTTCACCGGTTCATCTGCCGACGCATGGCTTCGGCTCAAAGGGTTGATTGTTGAAAGCGGAGGAGTTATCGAAGACGAACAGCCGGAGTTTCTCTGGTCAACATTCACGGTTCCGGTTTTCGGCTTTGTGGATGATGTGGAGTTCAGACTGGATCGTGCGGCAAACCTGATTCATGTGCGTTCAGCTTCACGGCTGGGTTTTTCCGATCTCGGAGTAAATCGTTCCCGTGTCGATCAGCTTCGCGAAGCTTTCGGAAAAGTCCGGAAAAACTGA
- a CDS encoding energy-coupling factor ABC transporter ATP-binding protein codes for MISIQNLSFTYPDGTTALLNITIDIPNNSSTGIVGANGAGKSTLVNHFNGYFLPQTGSISIEKDVINKKNLDVIRKKVGLVFQNPDDQLFTARLYDDIAFGPENLGMPPTEIARVVEASLRDINLWELRDKPPSHLSQGQKRFAAFAAVLVMNPTILVMDEPTSDLDPGNRRKLITLVNSLVKTKITVSHDLDFIWDTCQRVCLMNNGRIVADGPTGKILGCRELLEANNLELPLRLQDL; via the coding sequence ATGATCTCTATTCAAAACCTGAGTTTCACCTATCCCGACGGCACTACAGCCCTGCTGAACATCACCATTGACATTCCGAACAACTCCTCTACTGGCATCGTTGGGGCAAACGGCGCAGGCAAATCCACGCTGGTAAATCATTTCAACGGCTACTTTCTGCCCCAAACCGGCAGCATAAGCATTGAAAAAGATGTGATCAATAAAAAAAACCTTGACGTGATCAGAAAAAAGGTAGGGCTGGTTTTTCAGAACCCGGACGACCAGCTTTTTACAGCACGACTCTATGATGACATTGCGTTCGGCCCCGAAAATCTCGGCATGCCTCCGACCGAAATTGCACGGGTCGTCGAAGCATCTCTCCGGGATATCAATCTGTGGGAACTTCGCGACAAACCCCCATCACATCTTTCACAGGGACAGAAAAGATTCGCCGCCTTTGCAGCCGTGCTCGTCATGAACCCGACAATACTCGTTATGGATGAGCCCACCTCCGATCTCGATCCCGGAAACCGGAGAAAACTCATTACCCTTGTCAACTCACTGGTAAAAACAAAGATAACTGTCTCGCACGATCTTGATTTTATCTGGGATACCTGCCAGCGAGTATGCCTTATGAATAATGGACGCATTGTTGCCGATGGCCCGACCGGAAAGATTCTAGGCTGCCGGGAACTGCTCGAAGCCAACAATCTTGAGCTGCCTCTTCGCCTGCAGGATCTCTAA
- a CDS encoding energy-coupling factor transporter transmembrane component T has translation MTNRVTRFFPCNANEKQNPEKGALLLGSDRSALLITGIFTLFVVSIPKFDLNGVIAFGAFPLFMMIATGISFTTVLKKILLLSPFVLFMAAGNMLLDRTPVITVEGITITGGLLSGSVIVAKTIITVTALLCLGLSIPFYRLFKALGELRVPEVLVTQLILLYRYSSVLGEEAISMQKGRAMRSFKGRGKGVFSTANLLGSLLLRTTNRAERLYRGMFARGFDGRIARYRPTATSNLERLALSVWSLVFIALRLVF, from the coding sequence ATGACAAACCGGGTCACGCGATTTTTTCCATGCAATGCCAATGAAAAACAGAACCCGGAAAAAGGCGCCCTGCTCCTGGGAAGCGACCGATCGGCGCTTCTGATAACCGGAATCTTCACCCTTTTTGTTGTTTCCATTCCCAAATTCGACCTGAACGGCGTTATTGCCTTTGGAGCTTTTCCCCTTTTCATGATGATTGCAACAGGTATTTCTTTTACGACCGTACTTAAAAAAATTCTCCTGCTCTCGCCCTTCGTGCTCTTCATGGCTGCCGGCAACATGCTGCTTGACCGCACGCCAGTAATCACAGTTGAAGGCATCACCATAACGGGCGGGCTCCTTTCCGGTTCGGTCATCGTTGCAAAAACAATCATTACCGTCACCGCCCTCCTCTGCCTTGGTTTGTCCATCCCTTTTTACCGGCTCTTCAAGGCTCTTGGAGAGCTTCGCGTACCTGAAGTACTGGTAACGCAGCTCATTCTTCTTTATCGCTACAGCTCCGTTCTCGGAGAGGAAGCCATATCCATGCAGAAAGGAAGAGCGATGCGCTCATTCAAGGGGAGAGGAAAAGGAGTGTTCAGCACGGCAAACCTTCTTGGCTCGCTCCTTCTGAGAACCACAAACCGCGCTGAACGATTATATCGCGGCATGTTCGCACGGGGATTCGATGGCCGTATCGCAAGGTATCGGCCAACAGCGACAAGTAACCTGGAACGGCTGGCCCTCAGCGTCTGGTCGCTTGTTTTCATTGCTCTTCGTCTTGTTTTTTAA
- a CDS encoding energy-coupling factor ABC transporter permease — protein sequence MHMSDALLSPIVGGAFWIISGTLIGYSAKKIIEENDHAKTPLMGVMGAFIFAAQMINFSIPGTGSSGHLGGGLLLAALLGPYRAFITLSSVLIIQSLFFGDGGLLALGCNMFNLAYFPAFLAYPLIFRKIIGNNPSQQRLAAGSISAAIAGLLMGAFSVVIETVLSGISELPFGSFMLFMMPIHLAIGIVEGLVTWAVLSFVAKTDPALLPSNQNAARPRAAILGVLTIAALLTGGVLSWFASSSPDGLEWSISRTSGSEELLNRGEPIHELLGSIQEKTAFLPDYSFKTADATSPSGDSPVNPAATVSGLAGSFSVLIMAGLAGLILAKKRTRGNH from the coding sequence ATGCACATGTCAGACGCTCTGCTCTCCCCGATCGTCGGAGGAGCATTCTGGATAATCAGCGGTACGCTTATCGGCTATTCGGCAAAAAAAATTATCGAAGAAAACGATCATGCAAAAACGCCCCTGATGGGTGTGATGGGAGCCTTTATTTTTGCCGCACAGATGATCAATTTTTCAATTCCCGGAACCGGCTCAAGCGGACATCTTGGCGGCGGTCTTTTGCTTGCAGCGCTACTCGGGCCATACCGAGCATTTATCACGTTATCCTCCGTTCTTATTATCCAGTCTCTTTTTTTTGGCGACGGAGGACTGCTTGCGCTTGGATGCAACATGTTCAATCTGGCGTACTTTCCGGCCTTTCTCGCTTATCCGCTCATCTTCCGAAAAATCATCGGCAATAATCCCTCGCAGCAACGACTTGCCGCAGGAAGTATCTCTGCGGCCATCGCTGGATTGCTTATGGGGGCATTTTCCGTTGTCATCGAAACCGTGCTCTCGGGTATTTCAGAACTTCCGTTTGGCTCCTTTATGCTCTTTATGATGCCGATCCACCTCGCCATCGGTATTGTTGAAGGTCTGGTAACATGGGCGGTGCTTTCCTTTGTAGCAAAAACAGATCCCGCTCTGCTCCCTTCAAATCAAAACGCTGCCAGACCCAGGGCTGCCATCCTTGGCGTGTTAACCATTGCCGCACTGCTGACCGGAGGAGTCCTCTCCTGGTTTGCATCATCCTCTCCGGATGGGCTGGAATGGTCGATATCCCGGACAAGCGGCTCAGAAGAGTTGCTGAACAGAGGCGAACCAATTCATGAACTGCTTGGATCCATACAGGAGAAAACCGCTTTTCTGCCCGACTACTCGTTCAAAACCGCCGATGCGACCTCTCCCTCTGGCGATTCGCCGGTAAACCCGGCAGCCACCGTTTCAGGCCTTGCAGGGAGCTTCTCCGTTCTCATTATGGCAGGGCTGGCTGGCCTGATTCTTGCAAAAAAGCGAACAAGGGGGAACCATTGA